A genomic region of Luteibacter aegosomatissinici contains the following coding sequences:
- a CDS encoding dermonecrotic toxin domain-containing protein, which produces MDMTPPQAPPALESPAHQAAINAFNRLVATRDWLAAQRVAMPHAPAHPDATQRMAYLRAFDAYWLAAARTELASRVGSAMADLAQLGMDDRTLDAADAALVRAFTDSVPGTPRPTLHTRELVLGGKPLAGSIVIEDSTLSARVLLFSSTAGWESFASLDALQEAIAHRVRLHLGVGGSLPGLSRRALGSIATDEMTSRASERHGLATYIDRALAVHRERLDEAWTAWAVTTIQTSRDTLLADSIADELAYIPALDIESLLATRHARLVEAANEERLAAVPADAATAWRQAADVLASATDIVDIATPPAQTLASFATAELNIRLAALGVSAAPADITVVVDDHLDVVARTQSLQALFKGNTPAKVPLLDMAYQNIAAFDPVRLTARDAQGHVIAALDDVAIRALVRDMDLANRYTAYLGEHWQHGEDAGARKAAATALLAARMRLQAEDARLSYYLPSEPRSFRPDHAGRGYHWVKAVLDSPAASGRKRVEGHEVVVRQVTYKGVPVSEVLEIGVRQQQAVPTVVYYTPGAPDGITFREFDDRHEAARRFLYHPAFREYLLDRLPADFASTTPGRSERMFAGDRLGSWVLGQGGTADYTWTAERFADAVVAENVLDRVYDTATQLALRNTRSFTRSATEANWAWLTEQSFRLLLDDPLAGAVKGVVSAPAHAAQAAWRLYDSVKAGDAAQAWVDFTGFYVASLGVAAPGVVSGSAQSLVAASFRHGARVGAHTASRARPALFEPRYEAGNVARRGTADANGVITIDGHRYIDHAGTLYGVRYDTTFETWRLQARDRDPLAWGPAIRHTGGGRWDYHTVGLKGGFDRAPTQRPTQTRAAPNTMFDRYSHAMEQAFPDPFERELVTRTMEAESLGTAPNMNVNLIQRARWIEARANAVSAQGFSDWQQLRLGAPQIAPENLATRTAGSAGLSLPPLPSAFRRVDPAQLPDNVYFYGRLPFASSPFYRIPTQHGYNTHWAHLKGERLANGVIGIPITTIAPQAPIATLRHAVGNSRLSRSSTFAVRIQPASLLRSNTSPPRAELIAMERDGVTRLYLRPLTGENFLRLGNNQQVVPLGREP; this is translated from the coding sequence ATGGACATGACGCCGCCGCAGGCACCGCCTGCGCTGGAATCGCCGGCCCACCAGGCCGCCATCAACGCCTTCAACCGCCTCGTCGCCACGCGCGACTGGCTCGCCGCCCAGCGTGTCGCCATGCCACACGCCCCGGCTCACCCCGACGCGACGCAACGCATGGCCTACCTGCGCGCATTCGATGCGTACTGGCTCGCCGCCGCGCGGACGGAACTAGCGTCGCGTGTTGGCAGCGCCATGGCCGATCTCGCGCAACTGGGGATGGACGACCGCACGCTTGATGCCGCCGATGCCGCCCTGGTCCGCGCGTTCACCGACAGCGTGCCGGGCACGCCACGGCCGACCCTGCACACACGGGAGCTCGTGCTCGGCGGGAAGCCGCTGGCCGGAAGCATCGTGATCGAAGACAGCACCTTGTCAGCCAGGGTGTTGCTCTTCTCCTCGACGGCGGGCTGGGAATCGTTCGCCAGCCTGGACGCCCTGCAGGAGGCGATCGCGCACAGGGTGCGCCTGCATCTTGGCGTCGGCGGCTCCCTGCCCGGCCTGTCCCGCCGGGCACTGGGCAGCATTGCCACCGACGAAATGACGTCGCGAGCCAGCGAGCGCCATGGCCTGGCTACGTACATCGATCGTGCACTCGCCGTGCATCGCGAGCGACTCGACGAGGCGTGGACAGCCTGGGCGGTTACTACAATCCAAACCTCGCGCGACACTTTGCTGGCCGATTCGATCGCCGATGAACTGGCCTACATTCCCGCTCTCGATATTGAAAGCCTGCTGGCGACGCGCCATGCGCGCCTGGTAGAGGCCGCGAATGAAGAGCGCCTGGCGGCCGTCCCGGCCGATGCCGCGACGGCATGGCGCCAGGCGGCCGATGTACTGGCATCGGCTACCGATATAGTGGATATCGCGACGCCACCCGCGCAGACCCTTGCGAGCTTCGCCACCGCCGAGCTCAATATCCGCCTGGCGGCGCTAGGGGTGAGCGCGGCACCCGCCGACATCACCGTGGTTGTCGATGATCACCTCGATGTCGTTGCCCGTACACAATCGCTGCAAGCGTTGTTCAAAGGCAACACCCCGGCCAAGGTTCCCTTGCTGGACATGGCGTACCAGAACATCGCCGCATTCGATCCCGTCCGGCTTACCGCCCGTGATGCGCAGGGCCATGTCATCGCCGCGCTTGATGACGTGGCTATCCGCGCGCTCGTGCGCGACATGGATCTGGCAAACCGCTATACCGCCTATCTCGGTGAACATTGGCAACACGGCGAAGATGCGGGTGCGCGCAAGGCAGCAGCTACGGCACTGCTTGCGGCGCGTATGCGCCTGCAAGCGGAGGATGCACGACTCTCGTACTACCTTCCTTCTGAACCACGCTCATTCCGGCCCGATCACGCCGGGCGAGGCTACCACTGGGTAAAGGCCGTCCTGGATTCACCCGCGGCTAGCGGCCGCAAGCGCGTGGAGGGGCACGAGGTCGTGGTGCGCCAGGTGACCTACAAAGGAGTACCGGTGAGCGAGGTCCTGGAGATAGGCGTGCGCCAGCAACAGGCGGTGCCCACCGTTGTCTACTACACGCCAGGTGCCCCGGATGGAATCACCTTTCGTGAGTTTGACGATCGCCATGAAGCCGCCCGGCGTTTTCTTTACCACCCGGCCTTTCGCGAATACCTGCTCGACCGCCTCCCGGCGGACTTCGCCAGTACGACGCCAGGCCGAAGCGAGCGCATGTTTGCAGGGGACCGCCTCGGCAGTTGGGTGCTGGGCCAGGGCGGCACCGCCGACTACACCTGGACTGCGGAGCGGTTCGCGGATGCGGTCGTCGCGGAAAACGTTCTCGACCGAGTCTACGACACAGCCACCCAGCTGGCGCTGCGCAACACCCGTTCATTCACGCGCAGCGCTACCGAGGCGAACTGGGCCTGGCTGACCGAGCAGTCCTTCCGCCTGCTGCTCGATGATCCGCTCGCAGGAGCCGTTAAAGGCGTCGTCAGCGCACCTGCCCACGCCGCGCAAGCAGCGTGGCGGCTATACGACAGCGTCAAGGCAGGCGATGCCGCGCAGGCATGGGTCGATTTCACCGGCTTCTATGTTGCATCGCTTGGCGTGGCCGCGCCGGGCGTAGTGAGTGGTTCCGCGCAATCGCTCGTGGCGGCCAGCTTCCGTCACGGTGCGCGCGTGGGTGCCCATACGGCGTCGCGCGCAAGGCCCGCTCTTTTTGAACCACGTTACGAGGCGGGAAACGTGGCGCGACGCGGTACAGCTGACGCCAACGGCGTGATCACGATAGACGGCCACCGGTACATCGATCATGCGGGCACGCTATATGGTGTGCGTTACGACACGACGTTCGAGACGTGGCGTCTGCAAGCGCGCGACCGTGATCCACTTGCCTGGGGACCCGCGATTCGCCACACGGGCGGTGGTCGCTGGGATTACCACACCGTGGGACTCAAGGGCGGCTTCGATCGCGCTCCGACGCAGCGCCCCACGCAAACACGTGCTGCCCCAAACACGATGTTTGATCGATACAGCCATGCCATGGAGCAAGCATTTCCCGATCCATTTGAGCGCGAACTCGTCACGCGAACAATGGAGGCTGAAAGCCTTGGCACGGCACCAAACATGAACGTCAACCTGATCCAGCGTGCGCGCTGGATCGAGGCGCGCGCCAATGCCGTATCGGCGCAGGGGTTTTCCGATTGGCAGCAACTGCGGCTCGGGGCCCCGCAAATTGCTCCCGAAAACCTGGCAACGCGAACTGCTGGTTCGGCGGGCCTGTCGCTGCCGCCGTTACCTTCCGCATTCCGGCGTGTCGATCCGGCGCAGCTTCCGGATAACGTTTACTTCTACGGGCGATTGCCGTTCGCTTCCAGCCCGTTCTATCGCATACCCACGCAACATGGTTACAACACGCACTGGGCACACCTGAAAGGTGAGCGGCTTGCAAATGGTGTCATTGGCATCCCCATTACTACCATCGCCCCGCAAGCACCCATCGCTACGCTGCGTCACGCCGTCGGAAACAGCAGGCTAAGCCGCTCGTCAACGTTCGCTGTCCGGATTCAGCCCGCGTCGCTCCTCCGCAGCAATACCTCGCCACCGCGGGCCGAACTCATCGCCATGGAGCGCGACGGCGTTACCCGCCTCTATCTCAGGCCGCTGACCGGCGAGAACTTCCTGCGGCTTGGCAACAACCAGCAGGTAGTACCCCTGGGCCGAGAGCCCTGA
- the ubiE gene encoding bifunctional demethylmenaquinone methyltransferase/2-methoxy-6-polyprenyl-1,4-benzoquinol methylase UbiE, whose amino-acid sequence MENKTTHFGFRDVPVGDKQKLVGQVFTSVARNYDLMNDLMSFGVHRLWKRHFVAVSGVRRGDRVLDLAGGTGDIAALLKPVVGDEGEVVVGDINAAMLGVGRDRLTDRGLVAGLRWAQMNAEALPFPDNSFDAITIAFGLRNVTDKDKALADMQRILKPGGRLLVLEFSKVQSPLLSKLYDVHSFQILPRLGQLFANDADSYRYLAESIRKHPDQATLKEMMLGAGFGHVEVRNLTNGIVAIHRGYKL is encoded by the coding sequence ATGGAAAACAAAACCACCCATTTCGGCTTCCGCGACGTTCCTGTCGGCGACAAGCAAAAGCTGGTCGGCCAGGTATTCACCTCGGTGGCCCGCAATTACGACCTGATGAACGACCTGATGTCGTTCGGCGTGCATCGCTTGTGGAAGCGGCACTTCGTGGCCGTGAGCGGCGTGCGCCGTGGCGATCGCGTACTCGACCTGGCAGGCGGCACCGGCGATATCGCCGCACTGCTGAAGCCAGTCGTCGGCGATGAAGGCGAAGTGGTGGTCGGCGATATCAACGCCGCCATGCTTGGAGTAGGCCGCGACCGCCTCACTGACCGCGGCCTGGTGGCTGGCCTGCGCTGGGCGCAGATGAACGCCGAGGCGCTGCCGTTCCCGGATAACAGCTTCGATGCCATCACCATCGCGTTCGGCTTGCGCAATGTCACCGACAAGGACAAGGCGCTGGCCGATATGCAGCGCATCCTCAAGCCGGGCGGCCGTCTGCTCGTGCTCGAGTTTTCCAAGGTGCAGAGCCCGCTGCTGTCGAAGCTTTACGACGTGCACTCGTTCCAGATCCTGCCGCGCCTTGGCCAGCTGTTTGCGAACGATGCGGATAGCTACCGCTACCTGGCTGAATCCATTCGCAAGCACCCGGACCAGGCGACGCTGAAGGAAATGATGCTCGGCGCTGGGTTTGGCCATGTGGAGGTACGCAACCTCACCAATGGCATCGTTGCGATCCACCGCGGCTACAAGCTCTGA
- the plsB gene encoding glycerol-3-phosphate 1-O-acyltransferase PlsB, producing the protein MSELPMSAESHAQVARSPWWFKLLGRLLEPWVRIKRDPAEPASLLKSGAAVCYAIERDGTSDALILERACREAGLPSPMQLLELPGRRRRSVFSLSRQKGWLFGRTDARGPKEPIGQLIRAIEDDPTRDIQVIPVSIYVGRAPNRESGWFSVLFAENWLVVGRFRRMLALLLNGRDTVVHFSEPVSLRNVLSESQGLTNERLTRKIARVLRTHFRRIRAAVIGPDLSHRRTVVDSVLNAQPVRDAIAATASKENITHAKAERRARDLALEISADYSHPVVRSTSFLLSNFWNKLYDGIAMHHFDKARAAAPGHEVVYVPCHRSHTDYLLLSYQLHHSGVVPPHIAAGVNLNLPVVGPILRRGGAFFLRRSFKGNALYSVVFNEYLAQLVDRGVPLEYFIEGGRSRTGRLLAPRAGMLVMTVRAFLRAPRRPVMFQPVYIGYEKLMEGKSYVGELSGKPKEKESLLGLIRGLKVLRQRYGHVTLNFGEPILLTPMLDDVAADWRDTTADPDTKPEWLNRVVDDLAEKIQVNINRAADVNPINLLALALLATPKHAMAENDLLAQLELTKALFQELPYSDRVTITPMNPQGIIAYGEQMGWVRRVRHPLGDVLVTEGEQAVLLSYFRNNVLHLNAAAAWVAACFLNNRRMSRSSVLRLGKIIYPFIQGELFLPWDDEGFAKQVQDTIEFFVRRGMLEASSEGRVLERGPGQDDGAYQLRVIARSMLQAFERYYIAIAALVKNGPHTMSAGELETACTLTAQRLGLLNELSAPEFFDKALFRGFIQKLREAKVVWTDENGKLDFSDALEDMVRDARVILAREVRHSILKITPGGDNDRDLDARPPSDPGETTAESLHDRHVANEKHRHHEEH; encoded by the coding sequence ATGTCCGAATTACCCATGAGTGCGGAGTCGCACGCCCAGGTCGCCCGCTCCCCCTGGTGGTTCAAGCTGCTGGGGCGGTTGCTCGAACCGTGGGTGCGCATCAAGCGCGACCCGGCGGAACCCGCCAGCCTGCTCAAGAGCGGCGCGGCCGTGTGCTACGCCATCGAACGCGATGGCACCTCCGATGCCCTGATCCTGGAGCGCGCCTGCCGCGAGGCTGGCCTGCCCAGCCCCATGCAGTTGCTGGAGCTCCCGGGACGGCGCAGGCGCTCGGTGTTCTCACTCAGCCGCCAAAAGGGCTGGTTGTTCGGCCGCACCGATGCCCGCGGCCCCAAGGAACCCATCGGCCAGCTTATCCGCGCCATCGAAGACGATCCGACGCGTGATATCCAGGTTATCCCGGTGTCGATCTACGTGGGCCGCGCCCCCAATCGTGAGAGCGGCTGGTTCAGCGTGCTGTTCGCGGAAAACTGGCTGGTGGTCGGTCGCTTCCGGCGCATGCTGGCGCTCCTGTTGAATGGCCGCGACACGGTCGTGCACTTCTCCGAGCCGGTATCGCTCAGGAACGTTCTCTCGGAATCGCAGGGCCTCACCAACGAGCGGCTAACCCGCAAGATCGCCCGCGTACTGCGTACGCACTTCCGCCGCATCCGCGCCGCGGTGATCGGGCCGGATCTCTCGCACCGCCGTACGGTGGTCGATTCGGTGCTGAATGCACAGCCTGTGCGCGATGCCATCGCCGCCACGGCCAGCAAGGAAAACATCACTCACGCCAAGGCCGAACGCCGGGCGCGTGATCTGGCGCTGGAAATCTCCGCCGATTATTCGCATCCGGTGGTGCGCTCTACCTCGTTCCTGCTTTCGAACTTCTGGAACAAGCTGTACGACGGCATCGCCATGCACCACTTCGACAAGGCCCGCGCCGCCGCGCCCGGCCACGAAGTGGTGTACGTGCCCTGCCATCGCAGCCACACGGATTACCTGCTGCTGTCGTACCAGCTCCACCACTCGGGCGTGGTGCCGCCGCACATCGCGGCGGGTGTCAACCTCAATCTTCCGGTGGTGGGCCCGATCCTTCGTCGTGGTGGCGCGTTCTTCCTGCGCCGCAGCTTCAAGGGCAACGCGCTGTATTCCGTGGTGTTCAACGAGTACCTGGCGCAGCTGGTGGATCGTGGCGTGCCGCTGGAATACTTCATCGAAGGTGGGCGCTCACGCACAGGCCGCCTGCTCGCCCCGCGTGCGGGCATGCTGGTGATGACCGTGCGCGCGTTCCTGCGCGCGCCGCGACGCCCGGTGATGTTCCAGCCCGTATACATCGGCTATGAAAAGCTGATGGAAGGCAAATCCTATGTCGGCGAACTTTCCGGCAAGCCGAAGGAAAAGGAATCGCTCCTGGGGCTCATCCGTGGCCTGAAGGTCCTGCGCCAGCGCTACGGCCACGTCACGTTGAACTTCGGCGAGCCGATCCTGCTCACGCCCATGCTCGATGACGTGGCGGCGGACTGGCGCGACACCACGGCCGATCCGGATACCAAGCCGGAATGGCTCAACCGCGTGGTGGATGACCTGGCCGAGAAGATCCAGGTCAATATCAACCGCGCGGCGGATGTGAACCCGATCAACCTGCTCGCGCTGGCATTGCTCGCCACACCCAAGCACGCGATGGCGGAGAACGACCTGCTCGCGCAACTGGAACTGACCAAGGCACTGTTCCAGGAACTGCCCTACTCCGATCGCGTTACGATCACGCCCATGAACCCGCAGGGCATCATCGCCTACGGCGAACAGATGGGCTGGGTCCGCCGCGTGCGCCACCCGCTGGGCGACGTGCTGGTGACTGAGGGCGAGCAGGCGGTACTGCTTTCGTACTTCCGTAACAACGTGCTGCACCTGAATGCCGCGGCGGCATGGGTGGCGGCGTGCTTCCTCAATAACCGCCGCATGTCGCGCTCCTCGGTGCTGCGCCTGGGCAAGATCATCTATCCCTTCATCCAGGGGGAGTTGTTCCTGCCGTGGGATGACGAGGGCTTCGCGAAGCAAGTGCAGGACACCATCGAATTCTTCGTTCGCCGCGGCATGCTCGAGGCCTCGTCCGAAGGCCGCGTGCTCGAGCGCGGCCCTGGCCAGGATGATGGCGCCTACCAGCTTCGCGTCATCGCGCGCAGCATGCTGCAGGCGTTCGAGCGCTACTACATCGCGATCGCCGCACTGGTGAAAAACGGGCCGCACACGATGTCCGCCGGCGAACTGGAAACGGCCTGCACCCTCACGGCGCAGCGCCTGGGCCTGCTGAACGAACTGTCGGCGCCGGAGTTTTTCGACAAGGCACTGTTCCGTGGCTTCATCCAGAAGCTGCGCGAGGCCAAGGTCGTGTGGACGGACGAGAACGGCAAGCTCGATTTCAGCGACGCACTGGAGGACATGGTGCGCGATGCGCGCGTCATCCTGGCTCGCGAAGTGCGCCATTCCATCCTGAAGATCACCCCTGGCGGCGACAACGACCGCGACCTCGACGCGCGGCCGCCCAGCGATCCGGGCGAAACCACGGCCGAGTCGCTGCACGATCGCCACGTGGCGAACGAAAAGCACCGCCACCACGAAGAACACTAA
- a CDS encoding 5'-nucleotidase, lipoprotein e(P4) family — protein MMKFAPAALAAALAVALVGCASAPHAPAAGTPVAQPAPAAEPVAKGPAADDNLNAVLWSQTANEHDFIYLQTYRDAQEKLLKAKADATWDALAKDDRAAHASLKGLKPAVVLDVDETALDNSPYQARLIRSGGEYNEAEWAAWCQEGVAKPLPGAVAFTKFAADHGIAVIFISNRAKDLNDATLENLRKAGFPVAGKESFLGLGTFVEGCEQSGSEKGCRRQLIAGKYRVLMQFGDQIGDFANVYGNTAEGRTKAMAPYTAWIGERWFVLPNPTYGSWEPAVFDNDYTLPRAERRQKKIDALRTN, from the coding sequence ATGATGAAGTTCGCCCCGGCTGCCCTTGCGGCCGCTCTTGCCGTCGCCCTGGTGGGCTGCGCTTCCGCACCCCATGCCCCTGCCGCTGGCACGCCCGTCGCGCAGCCGGCGCCCGCAGCCGAACCGGTAGCAAAGGGTCCCGCCGCGGACGACAACCTCAATGCCGTCCTCTGGTCGCAGACGGCGAACGAGCACGATTTCATCTACCTGCAGACTTACCGCGATGCGCAGGAGAAACTCCTCAAGGCCAAGGCGGACGCGACCTGGGATGCCCTCGCAAAGGACGACCGCGCCGCGCATGCATCACTGAAGGGCCTGAAGCCTGCCGTGGTGCTGGACGTGGACGAAACGGCGCTGGACAACTCGCCCTACCAGGCGCGGCTGATCCGCTCAGGCGGTGAATACAACGAGGCCGAATGGGCCGCGTGGTGCCAGGAAGGGGTGGCGAAGCCGCTGCCCGGTGCCGTGGCGTTCACGAAATTCGCCGCGGACCACGGCATCGCCGTGATCTTTATCTCCAACCGCGCGAAGGATCTTAACGACGCCACGCTGGAAAACCTGCGCAAGGCCGGCTTCCCGGTGGCGGGCAAGGAATCCTTCCTCGGCCTGGGCACGTTCGTAGAGGGCTGCGAGCAGTCCGGCAGTGAGAAGGGCTGCCGCCGCCAGCTCATCGCCGGCAAGTACAGGGTGCTGATGCAGTTTGGCGACCAGATCGGGGATTTCGCCAACGTCTACGGCAACACGGCCGAAGGCCGCACGAAGGCCATGGCTCCTTACACGGCCTGGATCGGCGAACGCTGGTTCGTACTGCCCAACCCTACTTACGGCAGCTGGGAACCCGCGGTGTTCGATAACGACTACACTCTTCCCCGTGCCGAGCGTCGCCAGAAGAAGATTGACGCGCTACGAACCAATTAA
- a CDS encoding AI-2E family transporter, translated as MDAETRTRAVRTASYILAGVALLLVMFLRLLPALLAGLLVYEVVVSVAPLMGRRLSGERARILAVALVGVVVVGLLTLLILGAISFFRTEIGNPADLWQNKLMPMVERARQQLPPTIVGMLPDSVDALRVTALDWVRSHAVTLQLAGKEAARVLVHILLGLILGAFVALSRARPTHQIGPFASELGLRCARLADAFHNIVFAQIKISLVNTAFTAIFLVVVLPLFGQHLPLTKTLIVITFIVGLLPVIGNLLSNTAITIVGLSVGLYVGLGALAFLILIHKLEYFLNARIVGGQIRARAWELLVAMLVFEAAFGLPGLVAAPIFYAYIKAELEAERLI; from the coding sequence ATGGATGCCGAAACCCGGACCCGCGCCGTGCGCACCGCCAGCTATATCCTTGCTGGCGTCGCCCTACTGCTGGTGATGTTCCTGCGCCTGCTGCCCGCGCTGCTCGCCGGCCTGCTGGTCTACGAAGTGGTGGTGTCGGTGGCGCCCCTCATGGGGCGTCGCCTGTCGGGCGAGCGCGCCCGCATCCTGGCCGTGGCACTCGTCGGCGTGGTCGTTGTCGGGCTGCTCACCCTGCTCATCCTGGGTGCGATCAGCTTCTTCCGCACCGAGATCGGCAACCCTGCCGACCTGTGGCAGAACAAGCTGATGCCCATGGTGGAGCGTGCCCGCCAGCAGCTGCCGCCCACCATCGTCGGCATGTTGCCCGATAGCGTGGATGCCCTGCGGGTGACGGCACTGGACTGGGTCCGCTCGCACGCGGTCACCTTGCAGCTGGCCGGCAAGGAAGCGGCGCGGGTACTGGTGCACATCCTGCTCGGCCTTATCCTCGGCGCCTTCGTCGCGCTGAGCCGCGCGCGGCCCACGCACCAGATCGGCCCGTTCGCCTCGGAACTCGGCCTGCGCTGCGCGCGCCTGGCCGATGCGTTCCACAACATCGTCTTCGCGCAGATCAAGATCTCCCTGGTCAATACGGCCTTCACAGCCATCTTCCTGGTGGTGGTGCTCCCCTTGTTCGGCCAGCACCTGCCGCTGACCAAGACGCTGATCGTCATCACCTTCATCGTCGGGCTGCTGCCGGTCATCGGCAACCTGCTCTCGAACACGGCCATCACCATCGTCGGCCTGTCGGTGGGGCTGTACGTGGGCCTGGGCGCCCTGGCCTTCCTCATCCTCATCCACAAGCTGGAATACTTCCTCAACGCACGCATCGTCGGCGGACAGATCCGGGCCCGCGCGTGGGAGTTGCTGGTGGCCATGCTGGTCTTTGAGGCGGCCTTCGGCTTGCCCGGGCTGGTCGCCGCACCCATCTTCTACGCCTACATCAAGGCTGAACTGGAAGCCGAGCGCTTGATCTAG
- a CDS encoding AI-2E family transporter, producing MVSVPGDSRAIRVATYILAALALWGILMLHLISALLAGLLVYEVVEGMTPLIRRAIPGERARLIAVGVVTVVVVGVIVLLVVSGLSFYRHDLGDPQQLWDEKLLPLLDKAHEQLPAWITSNLPDSFADFRSQGVGWAHEHSGDLRLMGTTAARVFAHILIGLVLGAIVAVSHGSGGRPTRPLAFELSIRATRLADAFHNIIFAQLKISAINTSLAALFLLVALPIAGIHVPLAKTLVIVTFVVGLLPVVGNLISNTLVTIAALSVGLWVGVAALGFLVVVHKLEYFLNARIVGGQIRARTWELLVAMLVFEAAFGIGGLVAGPIYYAYLKSELEAENLI from the coding sequence ATGGTCAGCGTGCCGGGCGATTCCCGCGCCATCCGCGTCGCCACCTATATCCTCGCCGCGCTCGCGCTGTGGGGCATCCTCATGCTGCACCTTATCTCGGCGCTCCTCGCCGGGTTGCTGGTCTACGAGGTCGTCGAGGGGATGACGCCCCTCATTCGCCGTGCCATCCCCGGGGAGCGGGCACGCCTCATTGCCGTGGGGGTCGTTACTGTCGTGGTCGTCGGCGTCATCGTGTTGCTGGTGGTCTCGGGGCTTAGTTTCTACCGCCACGACCTGGGCGACCCGCAACAGCTGTGGGATGAGAAGCTGCTGCCGCTGCTGGACAAGGCGCACGAGCAACTGCCGGCGTGGATCACCTCGAACCTGCCCGACAGCTTTGCCGATTTCCGCTCCCAGGGCGTGGGCTGGGCGCACGAGCACTCCGGCGACCTGCGCCTCATGGGCACCACGGCGGCTCGCGTGTTCGCGCACATCCTGATCGGCCTCGTACTGGGTGCCATCGTCGCGGTATCGCACGGCAGCGGCGGACGACCGACGCGTCCGCTGGCTTTCGAACTCTCGATCCGCGCGACACGCCTGGCCGATGCATTCCACAACATCATCTTCGCCCAGCTGAAAATCTCAGCGATCAATACGTCGCTTGCCGCACTGTTCCTGCTGGTCGCGTTGCCTATCGCAGGTATCCATGTACCACTGGCCAAGACCCTGGTCATCGTCACGTTCGTGGTTGGCCTGCTACCGGTCGTGGGTAACCTCATCTCCAACACCCTGGTGACCATTGCCGCGCTATCGGTCGGGTTGTGGGTGGGCGTCGCTGCGCTTGGCTTCCTGGTGGTGGTGCATAAGCTCGAGTACTTCCTCAACGCGCGCATCGTCGGCGGCCAGATTCGTGCGCGCACGTGGGAACTGCTGGTCGCCATGCTGGTGTTCGAGGCGGCGTTTGGCATAGGCGGCCTGGTGGCGGGACCGATCTACTACGCGTACCTGAAGAGCGAGCTGGAAGCCGAAAACCTCATCTGA